The Candidatus Omnitrophota bacterium genome includes the window CACAAAATCCGCGAGCATCAGGTCCGCGCGCACTTCAGGCAGGGACATCAGCGATGAATTGGTGATCACCGCCACCTTCTCATGCCGCAAACCTTTGATCTTGCGGATCATTTCCCCCAAATTTTTGGCTAAAGTCGGCTCGCCGCGTCCGGAAAAGGTGATGTGGTCCACAAAATGTAAGGGAATGCGGCGGATCTCATCGACAATTTCATCGGCAGGCACAAAGACCTTGCGCTCATTGGTCAATTTCGCGGTCTTGCCCAATTGACAATAAATGCAATCCATATTGCAGATCTTCTGCGTTGAAGAAAGCGGATCAACGCCTAGTGACCTGCCCAAACGCCAGGAATGCACCGGTCCATAGATATATTGAAAAGGAGCGATCATCCGTACAATTCCTCCCTGCCTGCCGGCTTGCATTTACACCATATTTAGTGGTATAAGAATCTTTGACCACTATATCGTGTGGATTAATATAAGATAATTGCGGGGATGTGTATATGAGCAATACTACGTAGGAACCTACGTACTGCAACAATAAACCCTGCTTCGCTCAATTGCTTTCGCGTTGGGCTTCGCAGGGTTAAATTCGCCCAAACAACTTACGTCCCGTAAGTTGTGGGCTCATTTAAGGATGGACCAAACAGCCGGGACATTTGACCGGGTCCTGGTCGGAGAGATAAATGTTATAGTTGGGGTTCCCGTCGGCTTGCAGGAAGCCCGCCGCCCCCTTCTCCACGCGGAAAATGGCATGGTCCACCAGGGTGTAATTGCCCGGGACCTCCAGGGCAAAGTCAACCACGGTGGCACCGCCGGCCGGAACTAATGTCGTCTGCACGCTGCGCGCCGGCGGACTGATCAGGTCCGCTTCACGATAAACATGGTCAAAGATCTCTCCGATCACGTGAAAAGAAGAGATCAGATTAGGTCCGCCATTGCCGAAGAAGATCCTCACCCGGTCGCCGACCTTGGCGTTCAATACCCCTTCATTGGTCAATGACCCCACCCGTCCGTTGAAGACCACGAACATCGGATGCTCGTCCAGTCCTTTTTGATGCGAAAACTTCAACAGCACCGCGTCTCCCTGCTTGCCTTGGGCAAGTTCATCGCCCCACACGCTCTTGTCTTCTTGACCATCCATATGCGCATGGTCCATCTCAACGGGCTTCGGTTCCCCATCAGGGTTTTGTGCGTAGATCTCGCTTTGCATGACATAGAACTCTTTGTCCACCTTAGGCAAACCATTGGCCGGTTCAACCAGAATAAGACCATACATCCCGTTGGCAATATGGTCCATCACCGGCGGGGCCGCGCAATGATAGACATAAAGCCCCGGGGCCATCATTTTAAACCAGCTGATACGTTTTTCACCGGGGACAACCGTTGTCACCGGGGCCCCGCCGCCCGGCCCTGTCACCGCGTGGAAATCAATATTGTGGGGCATGCCGGTGGTGTCTTTGCTTTCATGGTGCACCTCTAAAATATCACCCACGCGCACACGGATAAAGGGGCCGGGCACATGGCCGTCAAATGTCCAGAATTCATAATTGAGCCCTTTGTTAACTTCCATGACCTGACGCATGGACGTCATGTGCACTTCCACCACCGCGGGTACTCGACGGGTGATCGGCGCAGGCACTTGCGGGGCATAGATCAATGGCTGTTTCACGCGCAATTTAGGAAAAGAGACCGCGTCTTTGGCATGCACGATCATGCCGGAGACAAACGCGCTGATCACGAATAATAAAACCAAAAGCCCCTGAAATTTCTGGATGACCTTGCCTTCTTGAGATTTATCCATAGTATCCTCGTTGATCAGGGTCCTGCTTGGGTTGACGGGGCGGGATCGCTGGAAATGGTCAGCAGATAATCACGCAGGGCCTTGATCTGCCTGCGTTCATCCCCGTTGAGGATGTCCGCAGGCCCGGACTCATCAAAGTTTTTCGGGTCAAAATACGTCGGCATCTTGGTGCCGGGCAAAAGGTCCGCCGGATCGGTCAGCCATTGGATGATCCAGTCGGGTTTCAAACGCTTGGCGGTCAAGGCGAAATTCGGCGCCCAGCTGTCCGCGGAACCGCCGGGCATCTGGTCCCCCACGATATGGCATTGGGCACAGCCGAAATAATCCTTAGAGAATAGTTTGCCGGCGGCCTCAAACTCTTCCTTGCTCATCTGCGGATGATAAATGTCGGTGAACGGGAATTCCTGGTCATCAAGATAATTGAAATATTTGACCAAAGAATTGATCTGGCCGGCGTGGAAACTGTAGGTCGGCATGCGCACATGCAGCCACGGCCGTATGGGTGTGGGGCCATGCAGGAATTCGAACAGCCACTGGGCCTGCACTTTTTGGCCTTCCCCGACCAGATCCGGCGGCGAAAAACTGCGGACCACGGATCGGGCATCACTGGTCTCCTTGCCCTGATAGGCCACCAGCCAATCGACCACGGTGCTTTGAATGGCCCCGCCTTCCCCTTCAATGACATGACAGCCCTGGCAATTGAACTGGCGCACGATCCTTTGTCCCTCATTGATGAACGCCGCTTTCACCCCCTGATTCGGCATTTTCGACGGATCAGGCCGGTCTTTGACAAAACCCATCAAAGCCGTAGTGATCGCCTGTGCTTCTTCTTCAGTGAAATTAAAATTGGGCATTTTGAGTTTTTCCAGGGCCTCTTTCACCCTGCCCTTGTCAAAAATACGGGGATCAAGCATTTTCTGTTTGAACCATGCCTCTTTGCTGTGTTCAATGTCCGCAAAACCGAAATCCAGCCGTTCAATGCTCTTACTGCCCTCTTCGGTCAATTCGGTACCGATGGGCTTTTCATTCTCAAACCCGGGGATGTTATGGCATGAAAAACATCCGTATTCGCGGACGAGACGCCTGCCGGCGAACGTGAGTTTTTCATCCGTTGACATGGCCCTGATCCTGGCCTTGGAACTTTCAACGGTTTCCGATTTTTTAAGGAGATCAAGAACAATGGTGTCCAGGGTCTGTTCATCCACCGGCACAATGGGCTCGGCCGCGGCCAACGAAACATCCTGCGCCAAATACGCGGCGATATCCGAGGCCTCCGTATCGCTCAAGCGCATGTTCGGCATTTTGCTTTCCGGATGATAATGCGGGGGGTTTTTAAGCCAGTCAAACAGCCACGCCCTGGACGTCTTGCTGCCTAAACCGACGAGGTTGGGCCCGAATTCACGTTGCAGTTGGCCGCGATCACGTTTGACATCTGTCTTTTGGGGTCCTACCTGATGACAGGCCATGCATCCTAAAGATGAAACCAATTCTTTTCCTTTGACCGGGTCCCCATCCTGCGGCGCGTCCTGTGCCTTGAATGGTTTGCTGTTGGCGAACAGGAATGCCACGATCGCGTGAATCTCCTGTTGGTTCCTTTTAATGGAAGCCGGGTCATTGGTATTGCTTTGGTCAAAATACGACGGCATCCAGGTGTTGGGACGCAGGGCCTTGGGGTTTGCGATCCATTGATAGGCCCATTCCATGGTGGTCTTGGACGCCAAAAATTCCAAACTCGGACCTGTTTTAGGCCAACCCTTGTATTTCTTGATGGTGTGACATGCGTAACAGCCGGCGCGTTCGATCAAATTCAGGCCAAAATTCAGGATCGGGGCGCCTTTGATGACGGTCTGGTCCTGATGGCATTTGAAACACGATGCCTGTGTGGACTGCGCGGCCAGCATGGGCTGGTCCCAATGATGCGATTCCTTCCAGCCGTATTTCTTTTGCCATTCTTTTTTCTGTTCTTCATTGCGCGGCGTATGCGCGGCGGAAACAAAATCCGTGGCCCTGCCCCGCCCCATATGGCAGGTGGTGCAGGCGAACGAGTCCATCGGATGCGGGGAGTTCTTGTCTACGAACATTTCCAGGTCCGGATGTGCGCGAAACGGCTGGCCCACGTCCTTAAAATCAGGATTGTCTATCCCTAAATGGCAGGTGGTGCAGCGGTCCACCCGGGGGACTTTCATGAAATTCATATCTTCAGGGATATCTTTAAGGACGATCTGGCGGATCTTGTAATTCGGGTTGGCCAATTCAACGAACGGCATATCGCGCACGGCTTCGGCCAATTGATCGGCCGGCGACATTTCCTGCAGATCAATGCGTTTCAATTTGCGCTGGAGGATCTCTGCTTTCTTGGCGACGGCCAAACGTTTTTTATCCAGGTCCCTGGCGTCTTTTTCGATATTTTGAATGTCGTTTGTTCTCGCCTTGATCACATCATCCTGGGCTTCGATCTTTAAGCGCAACTGTTCCATTCTTGCATCCAGGATGTCTAACTGTATTTTTAATTCCGGGGCCCCCTCTTGCCCCTTGCCCGCGGCTTGTTCATACCTATACTTGAGCGCATCAAGATCGGCCTTGACGAATTGCGACTGCTGGACATAAAGTTCTTTGACCGTTTGAGCGTTGGTGATCCGCTGGCGGGACGAAACAACGGCCAGGGCCTGGGACTTTGACCCGTCCTGGACGGTTTTCAGTTCTTTAAGGACCTTTTGATAGTCCTCATTTTTGGCCAGCTCATTGTTCTGGGCGTCCAGTTTGACCCGGGTTTTTTCAACTTCCAGGGCCCTGAACTGGCGCTGATACGTTTTCCATTCACGGGCATAATCCTTGGCAAAAACACCGAACAAAGACACCAAAAGCACCAGGGTCGCTATGGCAAAGATCTTCTGCAGTTTTTTCGGGTCGTAATGCGATTCAGGGGGCAACGGCGGGGGCATATTAAATGTTAAAAAAACATTCCGGTATGGCGACGATATATTTGATGTTGAATAACCAGCGCAGATACATCTTGATGGGCAAACTCAAGGCCATCAGGAAGAACACAACGAAAATACTGTAACGGACGACACCGACGCGTTGGTAAAGGTCTTTTAAGACCGTTTTGGCCAGGATCGCGGGCAGAAGCCCGAAATACGCGAATAGGGTCAGGAAACCTGGAGCTTCCCTTAACAGGACGTTGGACGGCATCCCCTGTTTAAGGCCGATCATGTAGACCAGTTCCGAAAAATTGATATTATTCAAGGCAACGACCTTGTCATGGTCCCAATATTCGAAGGGCCCGAAGAAATTCCAGTTGGGACCGCGCAAGAACGTACCGGTGAGGATCAAAAACACCCACAGCACCAGCCAGAAAAGCATGAACGTATTGATGGCGAACTTGCGGTCCTGATAGGTGTAATACCCCAGGCCTTTGCGGTTCGTGTCAATATAAGGAACGCACATGAGGCCCAGCACAATGACGGTCGGGAAAACAACACCCGCGATCCAGGGGTCGAAATACACGAGCATTTCCTGCAATCCCAGGAAATACCACGGGGCTTTGGAAGGGTTCGGCGACACCGTCGGGTTGGCCGGCTGTTCCAAGGGTGCTTGCAGGAACATGGCCCATACGGCCAACAAAGCGGACGTGCAGACCAGGGCGATGAACTCGATGTGGACCAAGTCCGGAAAAACCAGGACTTTTTCCCGGCTTTCAGCCCATTCCTTGGGTTTTCCGCCGGCTTTGAGGGCCGCGTCATTTTCCATGGCCTGTTTCATGGCAAACCACAGGAAGAAAACCACCACAAAAATGAGCGCGGCAATGGGCACATTGTCCGGCTTAAGGACGATGAGGCGGAAATTTTCATCGGTCAGGCCGAACGCGAATACCAAAAACAGCAGAGAAAACAGGACCATGCCGCCTTTTTTGGTCCAGAGGCGGTCCACACCCAGGAGATCATGGATCTTTTGGAGAAATTTGAACGGCGGAAAAAGGATCAAGTATCCGATAAGGACGATATTGAATAAATATTTCGGCGCGGCAATGATATTGATAAAATGTTTGATCTCTTCCATCATTATGTCGGTCCTGAAATACCGCCGTCCTTGCGGATGCGCCAGAAATGCACGATCATGAAGATCATGATGATAAACGGCAAACCGATGCAATGCAAAACGTAAAAACGCAGCAACGCGCTTTCCCCCACGAAACGCCCGCCCAGCAAAGCAAAACGCGCGTCGCTGACAGAGGTGACGAAATTGACGTCGCCGATGCTCAATAAAGAAGACCCGGGGCCGCCCATGCCCAAAAACGGTGTGGCGCCGGCCATGTTGGAACCGACGGTGATGGCCCAGATGGCCAGCTGGTCCCACGGCAAAAGATAGCCGGTGAAGCTCATCAGCATGGTCAAAACAAGCAGAATAACGCCGACGACCCAGTTGAATTCCCGCGGCGGCTTGTAGGAACCGGTCATGAACACCCGGAACATGTGCAGCCATACGGTGATGACCATCAGATGCGCGCCCCAGCGGTGGATCTCACGCATGATGCCAAGCGGCACCTGCTGTCCCAGGTCCAGCACATCGCCGTACGCGTATTCGACCGTCGGACGGTAATAAAACATGAGCAGGATGCCGGTGACCGTCAGGACCAGGAAAATGAAAAAGGACAGTCCTCCCATACACCAGGTGTAACGCACCTTGACCGCGTGTTTGGGCAGGCGCACCGGATGCAGGTGCAAAAACACGCTGTTGAGCATGATCATCATGCGCTGGCGGTGTGTTGTCACCGGAACGCCCGTGCGGAAAATGGAACGCCACACCACGGTCTCTTTGATCTTGTCCATCAAGCTTTTTTTATTTGGGTCTGCGGTCATACGGCTATGAATGAATCGGGGTCGGTCCATTCTCCTTTTTCCTGTTGGAATTTTTTGGTCTTGTCCACGATGATCTCCCCTTCGTCGGAAAGCGCGATCTTGAACCTTTCCAAAGGCCGCGGGGCCGGACCTTCGAAATTGATCCCTGTTGTGTAAAACCCGCTGCCGTGGCAGGGGCATTTGAATTTAGTTTCAGAAGGCATCCAGTTGGGGGTACATCCCAAATGGGTGCAAACGGTGGAAAGGGCGTAAATTTTTTCGTCATCGCGCACGATCCAAACACCATACTGGTCTTTGAACTGTTCAGAGACCTGCCCGACTTCGTATTCATCCGGGTATCCGGCGCCAAAGATCTGCACCGGTTCAAAAAGCACGTTGGGAAATAAGAACCGCGTGACCATGGAGCCGTAACCGGCGACCACGGCGGCAAACGCCGACCAGCCGACCACCGACCATTTGATGAAGGAGCGGCGGTCCATGTCGTTACCGGCCGTGCTGAATTTTTGTTCCTCTGCCATTACGATCGACCTTTACGTTCCAAAACCTTACCCGCCAGGGCGCGCACATTCATGTTTTTGTCCGAAGCAAAAAGACCTTTCAAAACAGCGTCAATATCAGGATCATCCCATCCGGCCGTGGCTTCAATAGCGACCGACACGATCCTGGTCTGCTCCTGGGCGTCCACTTGGGGAAAGCCCGCCAGATAATCACGGTCCAGGAGTTTTAACACCATGGGTTTGGCGGAAATATCCCCCATTTTTGCCAGGGCAATGGCCGCGTCCCAGGTGATATTGGGCTGGGGGTCATTGAGCATGGGCCTCAACGCCGGGAGGGATCCCGCGTCCGCTATATTCCCCAACGCAATGACTGTGGCCAAACGGATACGGGGATCGTCATCCTGCAGATACGTCAAAAGATCGCCTGTCGCTGTTTTGCTTTTTAGTATACCAAGCGCCGTAATGATCGCGTATAAATTCTCATCTTTTTCCTCCTTGATATTTTCAAGCAGGACGGGAACAAAACGGCTGTCTCCCGTGCGGGCCATGGCCAGCGCCAGATATTGCCGCACGCGGTCATCATCGTGTTTGGAAGCGGCGAAAACAGACGTCATCCCGTCAAAGAATTTCCGGTCCACGGGGACTTCGCTTTTGTTGACAAGAACGCGGGACAATTCAAACGCGGCCTGCCAGCGCTTGGTCGATCCCCCTTCTTTGATATCCCGCAGATAATCATAAACGCTGTGTTTCTCCATCGTGAGGATGCGCACCGCGGCAAACAACAGGACACTGAAAACCGCGATCAGGAAAGGAACGACGAAGAATGAGTGGACAATAACGCCGAAGATAGATTTCTTATCTTGCTCTTGTGCAGGGACTTGTGGGTCGTACGGCATGGGTGTATCTTATCCTAATTCAGGCTATATCTAGGTCTACAATCGGTTTTAGTCTCGAATTTCCACAAGCGACTCGCCCTGCTTTAATAAGTTTAGAGCGTCCGATAGAGTTTTCTGCAAAATCTTTTTAAGAGATCTATTGGAAGTATTGCCGCAGGTAATCCACAAAATTTGTGGAGGAGGGCCGAGTTCATCAAGTAAAACAAAAAAATCGCTATCCTTGGTCATCACCGTCACATTCTTTGCCCGCGCGGATTCATAAATCTCACGATCGTCCGCATCACGCAGGCCCAATTCGCGCACGGCTTTAGCTTCTATGCCAAAATTCTCTTTGAGCCATGGGGCCATCTGGGGAGAAATCTGAGCATCGATCCAAATCGTCACGGCGCAACCACCGGATGATCAAAGCGTTGGCCGGCAAACTTTAAGCAAGCCTGGACATCTTCCAGTTCCAAATCGGGAAGTTCTTCAAGAACTTCATCTGAGGTTAGGCCATTGGCCAAGAGTTCCAAAACATCGGCAACACGGATCCGCATTCCACGAATGCACGGCCTTCCACCGCATTGGTTTTTATCTACGGTGATCCTTTCTATTAATTTAATCATCTCTCTTAACCTCCTTTACAGCTTAAAATATTTTCTCACTTAATTGATAGTATATCATAAATAGGCTGTCCGGATTTCTATTTTCCATGCAAATATTTTTAGGTGCTGGCAGGAGAACTTGTCGCGGTCAATTCAGAGAATAAGGGCAGGGTTAAAGCTGGTTTGATCTCGAGGATGACGGGCACAAGGCCGTTGATGCGGATATTGTCCAAATTCGTGGAATTCATGTCGGTACCGCCGAAATAATTTAATGTATTACCTGATGACCATTTCGTCCAAAGATATCAGGGCATCATAGATATAAGAATACACGCCACAAAGAATGGGATCGCTGAGGTCAGGCTGATCCAAAGTACTTTTGAATAATTCTTATTTCCAAAAGAAACAGCTGAACAAACAGCAGCTACAGCCAAAATAAAAGGATTAATCAAAACAAGATTATTAAATGTCCCCATAATCATATCTGCATATGGCCCCTTACGAGGAGTATCATTTAACAGGGCGAGCATAAATACAGATCCGATAGCAAGAAGCAAAAGAATCGCATTAAAAAGGATTGCACCAATTGTAAAAATCTTTTTCATGTTTTGTCCGCAGAGTCTCAGTTTGAAATTCTACGAAAATTTTAAACGGGCACCGCTGTGTCAGCGAGAACGAGCACATTGTGGTCTGGGCTGACCTCAAGGATCCCGTCAGAAACAGCCAGCGTGGAAACGCCGGCCGCGGCCTTGATCATGAACTTGCCCGGTTTGAGCGCCGCCACCATGGGTGTGTGGCCGCTATAAACCTCAAAACCGCCTTCAAGCCCGGGTGCGGCCAGAGAATCAACATGACCTTCAAAAGCCTGTCCGGCGGGGGTTATGATGGATAATTTGAAACTCATGTTTAATTCCTAGGCAAATGGGGACATGTACTTGTTACGTGTCCCCATTTGCAAGGGGACACAAATCCCCTTCGGGGCTTTATGTCCCCGTCATTACAAGGTTTTGGCTTTGGCGATCACATCCTCAATAGCGCCGACCATGTAAAAGGCCTGTTCGGGGATGGCGTCGTGCTTTCCTTCCAGGATCTCCTTGAACGAACGGATGGTGTCTTCCAGGGGAACGTATTTGCCCTTGACACCGATGAACTGCTCGGCAACATGGAACGGCTGGGAAAGGAATTTCTGGATCTTGCGCGCCCGTTCAACCGTCAAGCGGTCCTCTTCGGAAAGTTCTTCCATCCCCAGAATGGCGATGATGTCGCGCAACTCCTTGTATTTCTGCAGGATCTCCTGCACGCCGCGCGCCACTTGATAATGCTCCTCCCCCACGATCTCGGGGGTGAGGATCGTGGACGTGGATGTCAAAGGGTCCACCGCGGGATAAATGCCTAATTCCACGATGGAACGGGACAATTCGGTGGTGGTATCCAAATGCGCGAACGTGGCCGCCGGGGCCGGGTCGGTATAATCGTCGGCCGGGACGTAAATGGCCTGGATGGACGTGATGGACCCGTCCTTGGTGGAGGTGATGCGTTCCTGCAATTCCCCCATGTCGGTCCCCAGCGTCGGCTGATACCCGACGGCCGACGGGATGCGGCCCAGGAGCGCGGAAACTTCAGAACCCGCCTGCGTGAAACGAAAAATATTGTCAATGAACAACAGCACGTCCTGGTGCATTTCGTCACGGAAATATTCGGCAACGGTCAAAGCGGAAAGGGCGACACGGGCCCGCGCGCCCGGCGGTTCATTCATCTGCCCGTAGACCAAAGACATTTTGTCCAGGACCCCGGCCTCTTTCATTTCCCGATAAAGCGCGGTCCCTTCGCGGGTGCGTTCCCCCACACCGGCAAATACGGAATAACCGCCGTGCTCCTTGGCGATATTGTGGATCAGTTCCTGGATAATGACGGTTTTCCCGACGCCGGCGCCGCCGAAAAGGCCGGTCTTCCCGCCTTTGCGATAGGGGGCTAAAAGGTCAATGACCTTGATGCCGGTGACCAGGATCGCCATGGACGCGTCCTGTTCTTCTATCGCCGGGGCCAGACGGTGAATGGGCATGCGTTTGACGGCATGGACCGGACCGGCTTCGTCAATGGGTTCGCCCAAAAGGTTCAGGACCCGTCCCAGCGTCCCTTCTCCGACAGGCATGGAAAGGCCTGCCCCGGTATTGATGACGTCCTGGCCGCGCACCATGCCATCGGTATTGTCCAAAGCAATGGTCCGCACGATATTGTCCCCCAAATGCTGGGCCACCTCCAGGGTCAAATTGTCTTGATGGGCATTCAGGACGGCATTGGTGGTTGTGAGGGCCGTGCCGATGGGCGGCAATGCTCCGGCCGGGAAACCGACGTCCACGACCGCGCCCAGGACCTGTGTGACTTTTCCGTTCATAATTGCTCCCCTATGTTATTTTAACGCCTCGGCGCCGGAAATGATCTCAATGAGTTCCGTCGTGATCGCCGCCTGCCGGGCGCGATTGCGCAACAAGGTGTAGCGATCGATCAAGTCCTCGGTGTTCTTGGACGCATGGTCCATGGCGACCATGCGCGCCTCGTGTTCGCCGGCGGCATTTTCCAAAAACGCGTAATAGATCTTGAACTCCAGGTATTTCGGAACGAGCAAAGCGAAGATCTCCTCTTGGGGCGGCTCATACAAATAATCGCCCCGCGCCAAGGGCTTTTGCCCCTCCTGTTTAGAAACAGTCAAAGGCAAAATGCGTTCCACCACCGGTTCCTGCGACAAAGACCCGCGGAAGCGGTTGCAGGCCAAATACACCGCGTCGTATTTGCCCTCCTGAAAAAGTCCGGAGATGTCCGCGGCCACCGTTTGACTGCCAGCCAGGTCGGGTTTGACCGTCAAACCCTCGTAATATTTTTCAACAGGGACCGTTTTGCGCAAAGAGGCCCACCCCCGGCGGCCGCAAAAACTTAAACCGATATGGATATGTTTATAATTGTTGTCCTTAAGCCATGAGCGCACATGACGGATGAGATTATTATTGAACCCTCCGCACAAACCTTTGTCCGATGTGAACAAAACGACCAGGGCCTTGTGCGCCGCCAGCCTGCTTTTCATCAAAGGATGGGCCGTTGTGCCCGCCGACGACGATAACCGGACCATGAGATCTTTGAGGCGTTGGGCATAGGCCTGGGCATTGCTCTGGTTTTTGTAGGCGCGTTTGAACTTGCTGGCCGAGACCATTTTCATGGTCTTGGTCATCTGGCGGGTATTTTTTAAAGACCCGATCTTTTTATTGAATTCCCTGGTGCCGATCATGCGCGAAACGCCTCTTTGGTTTCGGTCAGAACTTTATTCAAACCCGCCTTGATCCCGTCGGTCATGACGAGGGTTTTGTTGAACAATTGGACGAAATCACCGTATTGGGCATCCAACCGGATGTTGAGGAGGTCTTCAAAAGCGTGCACCTGACCGGGCGG containing:
- the atpC gene encoding ATP synthase F1 subunit epsilon; its protein translation is MSFKLSIITPAGQAFEGHVDSLAAPGLEGGFEVYSGHTPMVAALKPGKFMIKAAAGVSTLAVSDGILEVSPDHNVLVLADTAVPV
- a CDS encoding HEAT repeat domain-containing protein translates to MPYDPQVPAQEQDKKSIFGVIVHSFFVVPFLIAVFSVLLFAAVRILTMEKHSVYDYLRDIKEGGSTKRWQAAFELSRVLVNKSEVPVDRKFFDGMTSVFAASKHDDDRVRQYLALAMARTGDSRFVPVLLENIKEEKDENLYAIITALGILKSKTATGDLLTYLQDDDPRIRLATVIALGNIADAGSLPALRPMLNDPQPNITWDAAIALAKMGDISAKPMVLKLLDRDYLAGFPQVDAQEQTRIVSVAIEATAGWDDPDIDAVLKGLFASDKNMNVRALAGKVLERKGRS
- the atpG gene encoding ATP synthase F1 subunit gamma, giving the protein MIGTREFNKKIGSLKNTRQMTKTMKMVSASKFKRAYKNQSNAQAYAQRLKDLMVRLSSSAGTTAHPLMKSRLAAHKALVVLFTSDKGLCGGFNNNLIRHVRSWLKDNNYKHIHIGLSFCGRRGWASLRKTVPVEKYYEGLTVKPDLAGSQTVAADISGLFQEGKYDAVYLACNRFRGSLSQEPVVERILPLTVSKQEGQKPLARGDYLYEPPQEEIFALLVPKYLEFKIYYAFLENAAGEHEARMVAMDHASKNTEDLIDRYTLLRNRARQAAITTELIEIISGAEALK
- a CDS encoding c-type cytochrome; translation: MPPPLPPESHYDPKKLQKIFAIATLVLLVSLFGVFAKDYAREWKTYQRQFRALEVEKTRVKLDAQNNELAKNEDYQKVLKELKTVQDGSKSQALAVVSSRQRITNAQTVKELYVQQSQFVKADLDALKYRYEQAAGKGQEGAPELKIQLDILDARMEQLRLKIEAQDDVIKARTNDIQNIEKDARDLDKKRLAVAKKAEILQRKLKRIDLQEMSPADQLAEAVRDMPFVELANPNYKIRQIVLKDIPEDMNFMKVPRVDRCTTCHLGIDNPDFKDVGQPFRAHPDLEMFVDKNSPHPMDSFACTTCHMGRGRATDFVSAAHTPRNEEQKKEWQKKYGWKESHHWDQPMLAAQSTQASCFKCHQDQTVIKGAPILNFGLNLIERAGCYACHTIKKYKGWPKTGPSLEFLASKTTMEWAYQWIANPKALRPNTWMPSYFDQSNTNDPASIKRNQQEIHAIVAFLFANSKPFKAQDAPQDGDPVKGKELVSSLGCMACHQVGPQKTDVKRDRGQLQREFGPNLVGLGSKTSRAWLFDWLKNPPHYHPESKMPNMRLSDTEASDIAAYLAQDVSLAAAEPIVPVDEQTLDTIVLDLLKKSETVESSKARIRAMSTDEKLTFAGRRLVREYGCFSCHNIPGFENEKPIGTELTEEGSKSIERLDFGFADIEHSKEAWFKQKMLDPRIFDKGRVKEALEKLKMPNFNFTEEEAQAITTALMGFVKDRPDPSKMPNQGVKAAFINEGQRIVRQFNCQGCHVIEGEGGAIQSTVVDWLVAYQGKETSDARSVVRSFSPPDLVGEGQKVQAQWLFEFLHGPTPIRPWLHVRMPTYSFHAGQINSLVKYFNYLDDQEFPFTDIYHPQMSKEEFEAAGKLFSKDYFGCAQCHIVGDQMPGGSADSWAPNFALTAKRLKPDWIIQWLTDPADLLPGTKMPTYFDPKNFDESGPADILNGDERRQIKALRDYLLTISSDPAPSTQAGP
- a CDS encoding ubiquinol-cytochrome c reductase iron-sulfur subunit; translated protein: MAEEQKFSTAGNDMDRRSFIKWSVVGWSAFAAVVAGYGSMVTRFLFPNVLFEPVQIFGAGYPDEYEVGQVSEQFKDQYGVWIVRDDEKIYALSTVCTHLGCTPNWMPSETKFKCPCHGSGFYTTGINFEGPAPRPLERFKIALSDEGEIIVDKTKKFQQEKGEWTDPDSFIAV
- a CDS encoding DUF433 domain-containing protein, which translates into the protein MIKLIERITVDKNQCGGRPCIRGMRIRVADVLELLANGLTSDEVLEELPDLELEDVQACLKFAGQRFDHPVVAP
- a CDS encoding multicopper oxidase domain-containing protein, which encodes MDKSQEGKVIQKFQGLLVLLFVISAFVSGMIVHAKDAVSFPKLRVKQPLIYAPQVPAPITRRVPAVVEVHMTSMRQVMEVNKGLNYEFWTFDGHVPGPFIRVRVGDILEVHHESKDTTGMPHNIDFHAVTGPGGGAPVTTVVPGEKRISWFKMMAPGLYVYHCAAPPVMDHIANGMYGLILVEPANGLPKVDKEFYVMQSEIYAQNPDGEPKPVEMDHAHMDGQEDKSVWGDELAQGKQGDAVLLKFSHQKGLDEHPMFVVFNGRVGSLTNEGVLNAKVGDRVRIFFGNGGPNLISSFHVIGEIFDHVYREADLISPPARSVQTTLVPAGGATVVDFALEVPGNYTLVDHAIFRVEKGAAGFLQADGNPNYNIYLSDQDPVKCPGCLVHP
- a CDS encoding cytochrome b N-terminal domain-containing protein, with the translated sequence MTADPNKKSLMDKIKETVVWRSIFRTGVPVTTHRQRMMIMLNSVFLHLHPVRLPKHAVKVRYTWCMGGLSFFIFLVLTVTGILLMFYYRPTVEYAYGDVLDLGQQVPLGIMREIHRWGAHLMVITVWLHMFRVFMTGSYKPPREFNWVVGVILLVLTMLMSFTGYLLPWDQLAIWAITVGSNMAGATPFLGMGGPGSSLLSIGDVNFVTSVSDARFALLGGRFVGESALLRFYVLHCIGLPFIIMIFMIVHFWRIRKDGGISGPT
- the atpD gene encoding F0F1 ATP synthase subunit beta — protein: MNGKVTQVLGAVVDVGFPAGALPPIGTALTTTNAVLNAHQDNLTLEVAQHLGDNIVRTIALDNTDGMVRGQDVINTGAGLSMPVGEGTLGRVLNLLGEPIDEAGPVHAVKRMPIHRLAPAIEEQDASMAILVTGIKVIDLLAPYRKGGKTGLFGGAGVGKTVIIQELIHNIAKEHGGYSVFAGVGERTREGTALYREMKEAGVLDKMSLVYGQMNEPPGARARVALSALTVAEYFRDEMHQDVLLFIDNIFRFTQAGSEVSALLGRIPSAVGYQPTLGTDMGELQERITSTKDGSITSIQAIYVPADDYTDPAPAATFAHLDTTTELSRSIVELGIYPAVDPLTSTSTILTPEIVGEEHYQVARGVQEILQKYKELRDIIAILGMEELSEEDRLTVERARKIQKFLSQPFHVAEQFIGVKGKYVPLEDTIRSFKEILEGKHDAIPEQAFYMVGAIEDVIAKAKTL
- a CDS encoding DUF5615 family PIN-like protein, with the translated sequence MTIWIDAQISPQMAPWLKENFGIEAKAVRELGLRDADDREIYESARAKNVTVMTKDSDFFVLLDELGPPPQILWITCGNTSNRSLKKILQKTLSDALNLLKQGESLVEIRD